A portion of the Flavobacterium limnophilum genome contains these proteins:
- a CDS encoding L,D-transpeptidase family protein: MKKLVLALVIMLLLFSISAIYGNRKLNSANSVISSGQVFQEPIVSKAILSAFFKKYPYLKDYESEVNALYKNRKYSWIWHDKEGLIEFANLLYSKANRLEEEGLEFNLPYKDEINSIFNGETSKKLSKTDTEILLSSMYVYYAEKVYKGIETEKITETGWFIPRKKLSYANLLDSLLVDSKLLNKNEDQLLGQYYKMREALKKYRRIEQNGGWNTIKMDPFIKDYKPNDSSKVIGQIRKRLTITGDLKKDSKSNWYDEELMAAVLNYKKRNGFRLNYRIESEHLEHLNVPVEERIKTIMVNMERCRWIDPELTKFDEFIVINIPSFKLIYRRNGIKELESRVFVGKIMTETVIFSGNISHIVFSPYWNVPRSIIENELKFAMERDKNYLASHNMEWNNGNVRQKPGPRNSLGLVKFMFPNSNSIYLHDTPVKSLFDTEVRLFSHGCINMDKAKELAILILKDYPDWPVDRIDAAMNGGVETTCYLKKKIPVYIGYFTAWVDDSGMINFYRDVYQRDNRLAELLFEEDFK, encoded by the coding sequence ATGAAAAAACTTGTTTTGGCCCTTGTAATTATGTTGTTGCTTTTTTCAATTTCAGCTATTTACGGCAACAGAAAACTAAATAGTGCGAACAGCGTCATTTCTTCTGGCCAAGTTTTTCAAGAACCAATAGTCAGCAAGGCCATTCTATCGGCCTTTTTCAAGAAATATCCTTATCTGAAAGACTATGAATCCGAGGTAAATGCCTTGTATAAAAACCGAAAATACTCTTGGATTTGGCACGACAAAGAAGGGTTGATAGAGTTTGCCAATCTATTATATTCAAAAGCAAATCGACTTGAGGAAGAAGGATTAGAATTCAATTTACCTTACAAAGATGAAATTAACAGTATTTTCAACGGAGAAACCTCCAAAAAACTTTCAAAAACCGATACTGAAATTCTCTTGTCGTCGATGTATGTCTATTATGCGGAAAAAGTATATAAAGGAATTGAGACCGAAAAAATAACGGAAACTGGCTGGTTCATTCCCCGAAAAAAACTCTCTTATGCGAATTTACTGGATTCATTATTGGTGGATTCCAAGTTATTAAACAAAAATGAAGACCAGCTTTTGGGACAATATTACAAAATGCGGGAAGCCTTGAAAAAATACCGCCGTATAGAACAAAATGGCGGTTGGAATACCATTAAAATGGATCCGTTCATAAAAGACTACAAACCAAATGACAGCTCGAAAGTCATTGGCCAAATCAGGAAAAGACTCACCATTACCGGAGATTTAAAAAAAGATTCCAAAAGTAATTGGTATGACGAAGAATTAATGGCCGCAGTCTTGAATTACAAAAAAAGAAATGGCTTTAGACTAAATTACCGCATCGAATCAGAACATCTCGAACACCTGAATGTGCCCGTTGAAGAGCGCATCAAAACCATTATGGTAAACATGGAACGTTGCCGTTGGATTGATCCAGAGTTGACAAAATTCGATGAATTTATCGTGATAAATATCCCGTCTTTTAAATTAATATACCGAAGAAATGGTATAAAAGAATTGGAATCGAGAGTGTTTGTGGGTAAAATTATGACCGAAACGGTAATCTTTAGCGGCAATATAAGCCACATTGTGTTTAGCCCGTATTGGAATGTCCCCAGAAGCATCATCGAAAACGAATTAAAATTCGCCATGGAGCGTGACAAAAATTATTTGGCTTCCCATAACATGGAATGGAACAATGGCAATGTTAGGCAAAAACCTGGCCCAAGAAACTCCTTGGGATTAGTCAAGTTCATGTTTCCGAATTCGAATAGTATTTATTTGCATGACACGCCCGTCAAATCATTGTTTGACACCGAAGTTCGGTTGTTTAGTCACGGATGCATCAATATGGACAAAGCCAAAGAATTGGCTATTTTGATTTTAAAAGACTACCCAGATTGGCCTGTTGACCGGATAGATGCCGCCATGAACGGTGGCGTTGAAACAACCTGTTACCTGAAAAAGAAAATACCGGTTTATATTGGCTATTTCACGGCTTGGGTTGATGATTCTGGAATGATTAATTTTTATAGAGACGTTTATCAAAGAGACAATCGATTGGCAGAATTGCTGTTTGAGGAAGATTTCAAATAG
- a CDS encoding DNA cytosine methyltransferase, with translation MDKEPQNNSFYGITEISEKLGVSQKLVRRHIASGALQSTKIGGVYKIPVQSLDDFMNDIEIKNEELLASDSPKEKSKSITKSTNNYKNNSKDDVNWVDIVEDWENPKKSKLTFVDLFSGAGGITKGFEMAGLNGVCGLDWFEAAGKTYRRNFNHPFIEGDIKSPEKKAEFYATVKKGLKGRPLNIVAGGFPCQGFSMAGNRIVDDPRNSLYKELLEIVTTLNPEFVVCENVVGIRSMHKGKVEEMIINDFKAAGYEMKVTVLRAADYGVPQKRDRVIFMGNRIDKTNFHPKPFLKPTEYITTGQAIGDLMQMGDNPDFNHVQTKHRPDMAERMLQLEEGKSLYKGYSDAWKKCPWNEASCTIKENHGGVNVHPKLPRVLTAREMARIQSFPDDFIFEGPKNKQLVQLGNAVPPLLSKAIGLAIRKSYDLI, from the coding sequence TTGGACAAAGAACCACAAAATAATTCCTTCTACGGCATCACCGAAATTTCCGAAAAACTCGGGGTTTCCCAAAAACTCGTCCGAAGACACATCGCGAGCGGAGCTTTGCAATCGACCAAAATTGGCGGAGTTTACAAGATTCCCGTGCAATCCTTGGATGATTTCATGAATGATATCGAGATAAAAAATGAAGAATTATTGGCATCTGATTCTCCAAAAGAAAAATCTAAAAGCATTACAAAATCGACCAATAATTACAAAAACAATTCCAAAGACGACGTCAATTGGGTTGATATTGTGGAAGATTGGGAGAATCCAAAAAAATCAAAACTCACCTTTGTTGACTTGTTTTCGGGAGCAGGAGGAATAACAAAAGGCTTTGAAATGGCGGGATTGAATGGCGTTTGCGGACTCGATTGGTTCGAAGCAGCCGGAAAAACGTATAGAAGAAATTTCAACCATCCATTCATAGAAGGCGACATCAAATCGCCAGAAAAGAAAGCGGAATTTTATGCCACCGTAAAAAAAGGACTCAAAGGAAGACCATTAAATATCGTGGCTGGCGGATTCCCGTGCCAGGGATTTTCAATGGCCGGAAACCGAATTGTTGACGACCCCAGAAATTCACTCTACAAAGAATTGTTGGAAATCGTGACGACCCTGAATCCCGAATTCGTGGTTTGCGAAAACGTGGTCGGCATTCGTTCGATGCACAAAGGCAAAGTCGAAGAAATGATAATCAACGATTTCAAGGCTGCCGGTTACGAAATGAAAGTGACTGTTTTGCGCGCCGCCGATTATGGAGTTCCCCAAAAAAGAGACCGCGTAATTTTTATGGGCAATCGCATCGATAAAACTAATTTTCACCCAAAACCTTTTTTAAAACCTACAGAATATATTACCACAGGTCAAGCCATTGGTGACTTGATGCAAATGGGCGACAATCCTGATTTTAATCATGTTCAAACCAAGCATCGTCCTGACATGGCCGAAAGAATGTTGCAACTCGAAGAAGGCAAAAGTCTCTATAAAGGCTATTCCGATGCCTGGAAAAAATGTCCTTGGAACGAGGCTTCCTGCACCATCAAAGAAAACCACGGCGGCGTAAACGTGCATCCCAAATTGCCAAGAGTCTTGACGGCAAGGGAAATGGCAAGAATTCAATCTTTTCCCGATGATTTTATTTTTGAAGGCCCAAAAAACAAACAATTGGTGCAATTGGGCAATGCCGTTCCTCCTTTATTGTCGAAAGCGATTGGTTTGGCAATTCGAAAATCCTATGATTTGATATGA
- a CDS encoding very short patch repair endonuclease, which translates to MDNLTSIQRSKIMQAIRSTNTKDEVRLAKALWHLGYRYRKNNRKVFGTPDLTFKKLKIAIFVDSEFFHGKDWETQKNRFKSNQEFWQNKIERNMQRDIEVSNYLMEQGWTVIRFWSSEIKKNLEECIAKIQTEIVLKRE; encoded by the coding sequence ATGGACAATCTAACTTCAATCCAGCGTTCCAAAATTATGCAGGCCATTCGCAGCACCAATACCAAGGACGAAGTTCGTTTGGCAAAAGCCTTGTGGCATCTGGGTTATCGGTATCGAAAAAACAACCGGAAAGTTTTTGGCACGCCCGACCTCACCTTCAAAAAACTCAAGATTGCCATCTTCGTTGACAGCGAATTTTTCCACGGCAAAGATTGGGAAACCCAAAAAAATCGATTCAAGAGCAATCAAGAGTTTTGGCAAAATAAAATCGAAAGGAACATGCAGCGCGACATCGAAGTCAGTAATTATTTGATGGAACAAGGCTGGACCGTAATTCGTTTTTGGAGCTCCGAGATTAAAAAAAATTTGGAGGAATGCATTGCCAAGATTCAAACGGAGATTGTCTTGAAACGGGAATAG
- a CDS encoding HPF/RaiA family ribosome-associated protein, with protein MKIQFNTDKNIEGHERLETFFAGELEKDLARFEDKITRIEVHLGDENSDKGGVNDKRCLIEARPAKLQPVAVTAHADTIEKAFFLAAEKIKKTLTTTFEKQSAY; from the coding sequence ATGAAAATTCAATTTAATACAGACAAAAACATAGAAGGTCACGAAAGATTAGAAACATTTTTTGCTGGGGAACTAGAAAAAGACCTGGCTCGTTTTGAGGACAAAATTACTCGCATCGAGGTGCATCTTGGAGACGAAAACAGCGATAAGGGAGGCGTAAACGACAAACGTTGCTTGATAGAAGCTCGCCCTGCAAAACTGCAACCCGTAGCCGTTACCGCTCATGCAGACACGATTGAAAAAGCCTTTTTTTTGGCGGCCGAAAAAATAAAGAAAACCTTGACTACCACTTTTGAAAAACAGAGTGCGTATTAA
- a CDS encoding AsmA family protein, producing MKSYFAKAKSFFSTKGFKRAFKIIGFFFIGLFALILISAVGLRIYFERNKTEIVKKINTQINDNILGEAKIGDIGYKFLIGFPNFTVVLKDVELKDSLFAIHKRPVLKAGEIEVRLNVLALLKKEVNIHKIVINDATIDLYKDKNGVSNSNIFKPKNKKPKTESTTTTSIDEVVLKNVNFISENQQGNKLFYFHIESLKSKIDYSDEGWKTDVRLKTFAKSLAFNTQKGSFVKDKEIDGNLSVDFSKARNQISVVADKLEIGGDPFKIKAHFNIGKGNSLFDIDIKTKILWRNASNLLSNNISSKLNKFDLKVPLEASCLIKGDMRVKGDPEILVNAVIKDDELKTSYGAVANCSFNGKFTNNYKNGLGCNDANSAVIVTDFKGEHKEIPLSIPSAIINNLEKPVATGKFNSEYDVVKMKNLINEDFIKFHEGRAKVNLDFKVDIVDLRLNKPHFTGNIIINDVSLYYKPKNMNLQKTNIELHFTEQALLINKIKYQNQKNTVFMEGRVDNFLNLYYDAPEKMTVNWKIYSPFLDIKQIIGVLSYHDKSVPQKTKTKTQSSGQLQEVFSKSKVNLDLRVDKLSYNKMLGNQFKVDIAINNGGLYVKNGSMQGLTGSSIYFDAQLVPKNGLVFFKSNINLKDGEISRFLASFNNFGIKSFSPNSIKGKLSLTTSLTGTLNPERDLIKSSIKGDVKFDVKNGTLINFEPIQKIGKVAISNRDVSHITFSDLYAIATINGEKINVKELKVSSNVLNIDVNGMYSLSGQGTNLAVKIPLRNPKDDYKIANQKERDELRYKGIVLNLLVVDGKNGETKIKLGKPSEEAPKEKQKRKKK from the coding sequence ATGAAAAGCTATTTTGCCAAAGCCAAAAGTTTCTTTTCGACCAAAGGTTTTAAAAGAGCATTCAAGATAATTGGGTTTTTCTTTATTGGATTGTTTGCCTTGATATTGATTAGTGCTGTTGGCTTGCGGATTTATTTTGAAAGAAATAAAACGGAAATAGTAAAAAAAATCAACACCCAAATCAACGACAATATTCTGGGAGAAGCCAAAATTGGCGACATAGGATACAAGTTCTTGATCGGATTTCCCAATTTTACCGTGGTTTTGAAAGATGTGGAACTAAAGGACAGTTTGTTTGCCATTCATAAACGTCCCGTGCTGAAAGCGGGCGAAATCGAGGTGCGTTTGAATGTTCTGGCTTTGTTGAAAAAAGAAGTCAATATCCACAAAATTGTCATCAACGATGCTACTATTGATTTGTATAAGGACAAAAATGGAGTCAGCAATTCCAATATCTTCAAGCCCAAAAATAAAAAACCAAAAACAGAAAGCACCACCACGACTTCCATTGATGAGGTAGTCTTGAAAAACGTTAATTTTATATCGGAAAATCAACAAGGGAACAAGTTGTTTTATTTTCATATAGAGTCTTTGAAAAGTAAAATAGACTACTCGGACGAAGGTTGGAAAACGGACGTTCGTCTGAAAACCTTTGCCAAAAGTCTGGCGTTTAACACCCAAAAAGGAAGCTTTGTGAAAGACAAAGAAATTGACGGCAACTTGTCTGTCGATTTTTCGAAAGCACGAAACCAGATAAGTGTCGTTGCCGACAAATTGGAAATAGGCGGAGACCCTTTCAAGATCAAGGCTCATTTCAACATTGGAAAAGGAAATTCACTGTTTGATATTGACATCAAGACCAAAATATTGTGGCGCAACGCTTCTAATTTATTGTCCAACAACATTAGTTCCAAACTTAACAAGTTTGATTTGAAAGTGCCTCTCGAAGCTTCTTGCCTCATAAAAGGCGACATGAGAGTGAAAGGCGATCCCGAAATTTTGGTCAATGCCGTGATAAAAGACGACGAACTGAAGACTTCTTACGGTGCAGTTGCCAATTGCAGTTTTAACGGAAAATTCACCAATAATTATAAAAATGGATTGGGTTGTAATGATGCCAATTCTGCCGTTATTGTCACTGATTTTAAAGGAGAACACAAAGAAATTCCGTTAAGCATCCCATCGGCAATCATCAATAATCTGGAGAAACCGGTGGCGACGGGCAAATTCAATTCAGAATATGACGTGGTCAAGATGAAAAACTTGATTAATGAAGATTTTATCAAATTCCATGAAGGAAGGGCCAAAGTAAATCTTGATTTCAAGGTTGATATTGTTGACCTAAGGTTGAATAAACCCCATTTTACCGGAAATATCATCATCAATGACGTGAGTCTTTATTATAAGCCAAAAAATATGAATCTTCAAAAAACAAACATTGAACTTCATTTTACCGAACAGGCTTTGCTGATAAACAAGATTAAATATCAAAACCAAAAAAACACTGTTTTTATGGAAGGAAGAGTGGATAATTTCCTCAATTTGTATTATGATGCGCCCGAAAAAATGACCGTCAATTGGAAGATTTACAGTCCGTTTCTTGATATTAAACAAATAATTGGCGTTTTGTCCTACCACGATAAATCCGTTCCCCAAAAAACCAAGACTAAAACACAATCTTCTGGGCAATTGCAAGAAGTGTTCAGCAAATCAAAAGTTAATCTCGATTTACGGGTCGATAAATTGTCCTATAATAAAATGTTGGGAAACCAGTTTAAGGTTGATATTGCCATAAACAACGGTGGTTTGTATGTCAAAAACGGATCAATGCAAGGTTTGACAGGGAGTTCCATTTATTTTGATGCGCAACTGGTTCCCAAAAATGGATTGGTGTTTTTCAAATCGAACATCAACTTGAAAGATGGGGAAATTTCAAGATTTTTGGCCTCGTTCAATAATTTTGGCATAAAATCTTTTAGCCCAAACAGCATTAAAGGAAAACTTTCGCTCACGACTTCACTTACGGGAACTCTTAATCCGGAAAGGGATTTAATCAAAAGTTCCATTAAGGGAGACGTGAAATTTGATGTAAAAAACGGAACACTGATTAATTTTGAACCAATCCAAAAAATAGGGAAAGTAGCTATATCAAATAGGGACGTGAGCCATATTACTTTCAGTGATTTGTACGCCATTGCAACAATAAATGGAGAGAAAATAAATGTCAAAGAATTAAAAGTGAGTTCGAATGTCCTGAATATTGATGTAAATGGGATGTATTCATTGTCTGGTCAAGGAACCAATTTAGCCGTAAAAATTCCTTTGCGAAACCCAAAAGACGATTACAAGATTGCAAATCAAAAGGAAAGAGACGAACTCAGATACAAAGGAATCGTCTTGAACTTGCTCGTGGTTGACGGAAAAAATGGCGAAACTAAAATTAAATTAGGCAAACCATCCGAAGAAGCACCCAAGGAAAAGCAAAAAAGGAAAAAGAAATAG
- the trmB gene encoding tRNA (guanosine(46)-N7)-methyltransferase TrmB, producing the protein MGSKNKLKRFKENETFNNVFQPSREEVVGDLFPLRGKWNADFFKNDNPIVIELGCGKGEYSVGLAERYPNKNFVGIDIKGARFWRGAKTAVETGLHNVAFIRTQIELINHIFAENEVDEIWITFPDPQIKYKRTKHRMTNSEFLQLYKKILKKDGVVNLKTDSEFMHGYTLGLLHGEGHEVLYANHNVYVNEGSPEEVTAFQTFYEKQYLEINKAITYIRFKIKE; encoded by the coding sequence GTGGGAAGTAAAAACAAGTTAAAGAGATTCAAGGAAAACGAAACATTCAACAATGTTTTTCAACCTTCAAGAGAAGAAGTGGTAGGCGATTTGTTTCCGCTCAGAGGCAAATGGAACGCCGATTTTTTCAAAAATGATAATCCAATTGTTATTGAATTGGGTTGTGGAAAAGGCGAATATTCCGTTGGTCTGGCCGAAAGATATCCCAACAAAAACTTCGTGGGAATCGACATTAAGGGCGCGCGTTTTTGGCGTGGAGCCAAGACTGCCGTGGAAACCGGTTTGCATAACGTGGCTTTCATTCGTACCCAAATCGAATTAATCAACCACATTTTTGCCGAAAACGAAGTCGATGAAATCTGGATTACTTTTCCGGATCCGCAAATAAAATACAAACGCACCAAACACAGAATGACCAACTCGGAATTTCTGCAATTGTATAAAAAAATCCTCAAAAAAGACGGCGTTGTCAATCTGAAAACCGACAGCGAATTTATGCACGGGTACACCCTTGGATTGTTGCACGGCGAAGGTCACGAGGTGTTGTATGCCAACCATAATGTCTATGTAAACGAAGGAAGTCCGGAGGAAGTCACTGCTTTCCAGACCTTTTACGAAAAACAATATTTGGAAATTAACAAAGCAATTACGTATATTCGATTCAAAATTAAGGAATAG
- a CDS encoding LysE family transporter: MIYISPLFFGFISAFIGIIPPGLINMTAAKVNHKEGKRNALWFVLGAILVICFQVFFAIFFAKIINRRPDLVTFLREIGFGIFTALTIYFLWIAKKPKSKSKKLKKNSKTKRFFLGMLLSALNFFPIPYYVFVSIFLASYKLFSFDTTSIFIFVNGVVAGSFLVFYFYISFFDRIENKRDYIMKNMNTIIGSITALISILTLINIINYYW, encoded by the coding sequence ATGATTTATATATCGCCATTGTTTTTCGGTTTTATTAGTGCTTTTATAGGGATTATTCCACCGGGATTGATCAATATGACTGCCGCAAAAGTAAACCATAAAGAAGGAAAACGGAATGCGTTATGGTTTGTTTTGGGAGCGATTCTGGTTATTTGTTTCCAAGTTTTTTTCGCCATTTTTTTTGCAAAGATTATAAACCGCCGTCCGGATTTAGTCACGTTTTTGCGCGAAATAGGATTCGGCATATTTACGGCCTTGACCATTTATTTTTTATGGATTGCGAAAAAGCCGAAAAGCAAATCAAAAAAATTGAAAAAAAACAGTAAAACCAAAAGGTTTTTTCTGGGAATGTTGCTTTCGGCACTCAACTTTTTCCCCATTCCCTATTATGTTTTTGTCAGCATATTTCTTGCTTCATACAAGCTTTTTTCATTCGACACGACATCCATTTTTATTTTCGTGAACGGTGTCGTGGCAGGTTCGTTTCTGGTTTTCTATTTTTATATTTCCTTTTTCGACAGGATTGAAAATAAAAGAGATTATATTATGAAAAACATGAACACCATCATTGGGAGCATTACAGCATTGATTTCAATTCTTACATTGATCAATATCATCAATTACTATTGGTAA